In one window of Bifidobacterium sp. WK041_4_12 DNA:
- a CDS encoding DUF3180 domain-containing protein, with protein sequence MKARRTPWWYYLVAVVVGAAAGFAMSALTQASQFSLMGAPWVVPVLLVALGAYVFYEAYQVHLYVKGDRDELDPIRAVNTLVISKALALAGAALAGWYGVQLIMSLSHAEAQYFKTVIIECAICTVVSVVDMIVGIVSEWLCQLPPREGPEHPKTIAAKRKRKLASSRANKTFNRVSRR encoded by the coding sequence ATGAAGGCCAGACGTACGCCGTGGTGGTATTACCTCGTAGCCGTCGTTGTTGGAGCCGCTGCTGGATTCGCCATGTCAGCGCTGACCCAGGCAAGCCAGTTCTCTCTCATGGGCGCACCTTGGGTGGTGCCGGTGCTGCTGGTGGCCCTTGGCGCCTATGTGTTCTACGAGGCGTATCAGGTCCACCTGTATGTCAAAGGGGACCGCGATGAACTCGATCCGATTCGTGCCGTCAATACCCTTGTCATCTCCAAGGCGCTGGCCTTGGCTGGGGCTGCTTTGGCAGGCTGGTACGGCGTGCAGCTCATCATGAGTCTTTCTCATGCGGAGGCTCAATATTTCAAAACGGTGATTATCGAATGCGCCATCTGCACTGTCGTATCCGTTGTCGACATGATTGTTGGCATTGTGAGCGAATGGCTGTGCCAGCTGCCTCCTCGCGAAGGACCTGAACATCCGAAGACGATAGCGGCGAAACGCAAGCGCAAACTTGCCAGCTCGCGAGCGAATAAAACCTTCAACCGGGTGTCGAGACGCTGA
- a CDS encoding D-alanyl-D-alanine carboxypeptidase/D-alanyl-D-alanine-endopeptidase has product MFEHSSETSVEQVHPHRSFWRIACTAVLTAAVSAGYIVADIYGYAPGVLTNTGFSHYVAPGIRTPYAAATIDDKLEAGTAINAQQASDLLNALKSAQGVGSQISAIIRDSSGSTVAELNASTAREPASTMKTLTAFAAASTLDMGSTLDTKVFLVQPANGTPQLVLQGSGDMLLGTGENDPNHVNGRAGLATLASRTAEALKQRGISQVTLSYDDSLFGSDRIPQGIQQNDAEWRNFAPVSSMAVDGGKQWTDTAKPSNPDNDEVYPTRSTTTASDTAKTFISSLSTVGITVNGSASSGGSPSNSTPIASVSSARLGEIMAYTLRNSDNTEAELFGRLLALKLNQSNSPAGATAATESVLKQQGIDTNGLHMADSSGLSPGSTLSVNTLADVQGKLLARGTAVAAAEGLSIVGVVGTARTRSADDSMNGLIRVKTGTLSTVSAMAGNVSRIRGGALTFAVIINNGDNMWSAEQAVNAFIAKLPNL; this is encoded by the coding sequence GTGTTTGAACACAGCTCGGAGACGTCTGTCGAACAGGTGCATCCACATCGCAGCTTCTGGCGCATCGCATGCACCGCTGTGCTGACCGCTGCAGTCTCTGCTGGCTACATCGTTGCCGATATCTATGGATATGCTCCCGGAGTGTTGACCAATACGGGTTTTTCCCACTATGTGGCACCTGGAATTCGCACGCCCTACGCTGCCGCAACCATTGATGACAAGCTCGAGGCAGGAACTGCCATCAATGCTCAGCAGGCTTCCGATCTGTTGAACGCCTTGAAGAGCGCCCAGGGGGTAGGTTCTCAAATTTCCGCAATCATTCGAGATTCCAGTGGCTCGACGGTTGCCGAGCTCAACGCCTCAACGGCCCGAGAACCGGCCTCTACCATGAAGACGTTGACAGCCTTCGCTGCCGCATCGACCTTGGATATGGGATCGACACTGGATACCAAGGTGTTTCTAGTGCAACCCGCAAACGGTACTCCACAACTGGTTCTGCAAGGCAGCGGTGACATGCTGCTGGGCACCGGTGAAAACGACCCGAATCATGTCAATGGCCGTGCAGGATTGGCAACGCTCGCCTCGCGCACCGCAGAGGCTTTGAAGCAGCGAGGGATTTCCCAAGTGACGCTGAGCTATGATGACTCGCTTTTCGGCTCTGACCGAATCCCCCAGGGCATACAGCAGAACGATGCTGAATGGCGCAATTTTGCACCGGTCTCGTCGATGGCCGTTGATGGCGGCAAACAATGGACCGATACAGCGAAACCTTCGAATCCTGACAATGATGAGGTGTATCCCACTCGCTCCACAACGACCGCTTCGGATACGGCGAAAACCTTCATATCGAGTCTTTCGACAGTGGGAATCACCGTTAATGGTTCGGCATCGAGCGGCGGATCGCCTTCGAATTCGACGCCCATCGCATCTGTCAGTTCCGCAAGGCTAGGCGAAATCATGGCATACACCTTGCGTAACTCAGACAATACCGAGGCTGAACTGTTCGGACGGCTGCTCGCATTGAAGCTGAACCAGTCGAACTCGCCTGCAGGTGCCACTGCTGCAACGGAATCCGTATTGAAGCAGCAAGGCATAGATACCAACGGTCTTCATATGGCCGATAGCTCAGGATTAAGCCCGGGCTCGACGCTGAGCGTGAATACGCTGGCGGATGTTCAGGGAAAGCTGCTCGCGCGAGGAACAGCCGTCGCAGCGGCAGAAGGTCTATCGATTGTCGGTGTTGTAGGAACCGCAAGAACTCGCAGCGCTGACGATTCAATGAATGGTCTGATTCGAGTCAAAACCGGTACCCTTTCAACGGTCAGCGCCATGGCAGGCAACGTTTCGAGAATCCGAGGAGGGGCGCTCACCTTCGCCGTCATCATCAACAATGGCGATAACATGTGGTCTGCCGAACAGGCGGTGAATGCGTTCATCGCCAAGCTGCCGAATCTGTGA
- the ftsH gene encoding ATP-dependent zinc metalloprotease FtsH — protein MSYPQGPQRRPPVGNNGNRPNNNMNPFNNQSQGDPNAGSNGKRPFWQMPWVWIVVLAMLAIAAFQLFSMNGTQTIYTKDGLALLRDNKANYAEITETKQLVTLELKNDFTKKDPSNGRVRNYGKSVQFYYVFAQGGQVVKAVEDSSLSKGYNSTVPQTSILSYLITSMLPLLIILGLFWFFMSRMQSSGGGLFGMGGKKNAGRLLDGETPKTKFSDVAGEQSAVEEVEEIKDFLKDPSKYKALGARIPRGVLLYGPPGTGKTLLARAIAGEAGVPFYSMAGSDFVEMFVGLGASRVRDLFDEAKKNAPAIIFIDEIDAVGRRRGSGMGGGHDEREQTLNQLLVEMDGFNNDTNLIIIAATNRPDVLDPALLRPGRFDRQVGVEAPDLEGREAILKVHAKGKPFVPDVDLHIVAVRTPGFTGADLANVLNEAALLTARSNAQLIDNRAIDEAIDRVQAGPRRQSKGMALNELRNTAYHEGGHALVAAALHNTDPVTKVTILPRGRALGYTAVMPTEDRYSQSRNELLDQMAYAMGGRTAEEIVFHDPTTGASNDIEKATKIARKMVVEFGFSAKLGAIKWADDDDDQTTVMDGLQPRKYSNETAQIIDDEVRKLVERAHSEAWDIINQNRHILDELVRQLLVKETLNERELKQVFSAIVKAPVRQVWLSDSSRPDSNIPPVEIPESLKRGIGMKTGE, from the coding sequence ATGAGCTATCCTCAGGGTCCGCAAAGGCGCCCACCGGTAGGTAATAACGGCAACAGGCCAAACAACAACATGAACCCGTTCAACAACCAGTCCCAAGGCGACCCCAACGCGGGATCGAACGGCAAGCGTCCATTCTGGCAGATGCCGTGGGTGTGGATTGTCGTGCTGGCAATGCTCGCGATAGCAGCCTTCCAACTGTTCTCCATGAATGGCACGCAGACAATCTATACCAAGGACGGTCTGGCCCTTCTGCGTGACAACAAGGCAAACTACGCTGAGATTACCGAAACCAAGCAGCTCGTCACCCTTGAGCTGAAGAACGACTTCACGAAAAAGGACCCGAGCAACGGCCGGGTACGCAACTATGGCAAGAGCGTCCAGTTCTACTATGTCTTCGCGCAGGGCGGTCAGGTGGTGAAGGCCGTCGAAGATAGCAGCCTTTCCAAGGGATACAACTCGACGGTGCCGCAGACGAGCATTCTGAGCTATCTGATCACTTCGATGCTGCCTCTGCTTATCATTCTTGGACTGTTCTGGTTCTTCATGAGCCGAATGCAATCGTCAGGCGGCGGTCTGTTCGGCATGGGCGGCAAAAAGAACGCAGGACGGCTGCTGGACGGCGAGACACCGAAAACGAAGTTCTCTGACGTTGCCGGCGAGCAATCGGCCGTCGAAGAGGTCGAAGAAATCAAGGACTTCCTCAAGGATCCATCGAAGTACAAGGCTCTGGGAGCGAGAATTCCACGAGGAGTACTGCTCTACGGCCCTCCAGGAACAGGAAAGACCCTTCTGGCCCGAGCGATTGCAGGCGAAGCGGGTGTGCCATTCTATTCGATGGCCGGTTCCGACTTCGTTGAAATGTTCGTAGGCCTTGGTGCTTCCCGCGTTCGCGATCTCTTTGACGAGGCCAAGAAAAACGCTCCGGCCATCATCTTCATCGATGAAATCGATGCCGTAGGACGACGCCGTGGCTCAGGAATGGGCGGCGGACACGATGAACGCGAGCAGACATTGAACCAGCTGCTCGTCGAGATGGACGGATTCAACAACGATACGAATCTGATTATCATCGCGGCAACCAACCGTCCTGACGTGCTCGATCCTGCGCTGCTGCGTCCAGGTCGTTTCGACCGCCAGGTCGGTGTCGAAGCTCCCGATTTGGAGGGCCGCGAAGCCATTCTGAAGGTTCATGCCAAGGGCAAGCCGTTCGTGCCGGATGTGGATCTGCATATCGTGGCAGTACGCACGCCAGGTTTCACCGGTGCCGATCTGGCAAACGTCCTCAACGAAGCTGCATTGCTGACGGCTCGTTCGAATGCGCAACTGATTGATAATCGAGCCATCGACGAGGCTATCGACCGTGTTCAGGCAGGGCCGCGCCGTCAGTCGAAGGGCATGGCGCTGAACGAATTGCGCAATACGGCATACCACGAAGGTGGTCATGCCTTGGTTGCCGCAGCACTGCATAACACCGATCCCGTCACGAAGGTCACGATTCTTCCTCGAGGACGCGCACTCGGATATACGGCAGTCATGCCGACCGAGGATCGTTACTCCCAGTCTCGCAACGAGCTGCTCGATCAGATGGCCTACGCCATGGGTGGCAGAACTGCAGAAGAGATCGTCTTCCACGATCCGACGACCGGTGCCTCCAACGATATCGAAAAGGCGACGAAGATCGCCCGCAAGATGGTTGTCGAATTCGGATTCTCCGCAAAGCTCGGTGCCATCAAGTGGGCCGATGACGATGACGATCAGACAACGGTTATGGATGGTCTGCAGCCTCGCAAATATTCGAACGAGACCGCTCAGATCATCGATGACGAAGTCCGCAAGCTCGTTGAGCGTGCCCATTCAGAAGCATGGGACATCATCAACCAGAATCGTCATATCCTCGATGAACTCGTGCGCCAATTGCTGGTCAAGGAGACGTTGAACGAACGCGAGCTGAAGCAGGTCTTCTCAGCCATCGTCAAGGCTCCGGTACGTCAGGTCTGGCTTTCAGACAGTTCACGCCCTGACTCGAACATTCCCCCTGTTGAAATCCCAGAGTCACTCAAACGTGGCATTGGCATGAAAACAGGCGAGTGA
- a CDS encoding Panacea domain-containing protein encodes MQSIEIANLFVQRHGNDLYLTNLKLNKLVYYAQAECLRNTGKSLFTDEIEAWDYGPVEPMVYYAFSSHGSGRILEPYSPFPSLQPKIAGDETTREIVDKVAKQYGSFSAFDLVNFSHRNGSAWKLAYSGEHGVKITEQMIVDSSDGIVKPCESRKIARGIKTAEKNFPNAFRLLKDS; translated from the coding sequence ATGCAATCGATAGAAATAGCAAATCTATTTGTACAAAGGCACGGCAACGACCTTTATCTGACAAATTTAAAGCTCAACAAACTTGTATATTACGCGCAAGCTGAATGTCTTCGCAATACAGGTAAGAGTCTTTTCACTGATGAAATTGAAGCGTGGGACTATGGACCGGTTGAGCCAATGGTCTACTATGCCTTTAGCTCCCACGGGAGCGGAAGAATTCTTGAACCATATTCACCCTTTCCTTCGCTCCAACCAAAGATTGCAGGTGACGAGACAACTCGTGAAATCGTTGACAAGGTTGCCAAACAGTATGGTAGCTTCTCAGCTTTCGATTTGGTCAATTTCTCGCATAGAAATGGATCTGCTTGGAAATTGGCATACAGCGGCGAACATGGTGTGAAGATTACAGAACAAATGATTGTTGATTCATCCGATGGCATTGTCAAGCCTTGTGAGTCAAGGAAAATTGCTCGGGGAATAAAGACGGCGGAGAAGAATTTCCCCAATGCATTCCGCCTACTTAAAGATTCCTGA
- the tilS gene encoding tRNA lysidine(34) synthetase TilS: MVGELRRSLELQGFRRQSKKFASHGVHQAASDAPLLLVACSGGRDSLALAYGASIVCPMLGLRCGAILIDHGLHPNSDAVARHAAHQCASMGLSPVTTKAVTVNHSKAGEESDARDARYAGIIAYARQVEASAVMLAHTLDDQAETVLIGLLRSAGTQALAGMPEMSIKGGVRFIRPMLNMRRADSTMICMDAGIDFWDDPTNGDDIASDHSLPVQYPLRSRIRHDLMPALDACSGSDAAALLAGNTVQAREDLEYMDAQARLLAHDTCIVEESERSVQTAKLQATQLSSQPVALRKRVIIMALNQCGIPFSTRQLDAIDALIAHWHGQGVVNLPIGFSANRQDNVIHLCKDGGHANR; encoded by the coding sequence ATGGTGGGAGAGTTACGCAGATCATTGGAACTGCAAGGTTTTCGTAGACAATCCAAGAAATTTGCAAGTCATGGCGTTCATCAGGCGGCGTCCGACGCACCCTTGCTGCTGGTCGCGTGCTCTGGTGGCAGGGATTCTCTGGCGCTGGCATATGGCGCTTCGATTGTCTGCCCGATGCTTGGGCTGCGGTGCGGTGCCATTCTCATTGACCACGGGCTTCATCCGAACTCGGATGCTGTGGCGCGGCACGCTGCCCATCAATGTGCCTCCATGGGTTTGAGCCCGGTCACCACGAAGGCCGTGACAGTCAATCATTCCAAGGCTGGCGAGGAGTCGGACGCGCGCGACGCCCGTTATGCAGGAATCATTGCATATGCGCGTCAGGTCGAAGCCAGTGCCGTCATGCTGGCTCATACCCTTGATGACCAGGCTGAGACGGTGCTTATCGGGCTGCTGCGTTCGGCGGGCACTCAGGCGCTCGCAGGGATGCCTGAGATGTCGATAAAAGGTGGCGTACGGTTTATTCGTCCGATGCTGAACATGAGAAGGGCGGATTCCACAATGATTTGCATGGATGCCGGAATCGACTTCTGGGATGATCCGACGAATGGCGACGACATTGCCAGCGACCATAGCTTGCCGGTTCAGTATCCCTTGCGCTCTCGCATACGTCACGATCTCATGCCAGCCCTTGATGCCTGTAGCGGCAGCGACGCGGCAGCGCTGCTTGCTGGAAATACTGTCCAGGCACGCGAAGATCTCGAATATATGGATGCACAGGCTCGTCTGCTTGCCCACGATACATGCATCGTGGAAGAGAGCGAGCGATCTGTGCAGACGGCCAAGCTTCAGGCGACTCAGCTGTCGTCGCAGCCCGTAGCGTTGAGGAAACGGGTCATCATCATGGCGCTGAACCAGTGTGGCATTCCGTTTTCGACGCGGCAGCTCGATGCGATAGATGCGCTGATCGCCCATTGGCATGGGCAGGGTGTCGTGAATCTTCCGATCGGATTCTCAGCAAACCGTCAGGATAACGTCATTCATCTATGCAAAGATGGTGGTCATGCAAATCGCTGA
- a CDS encoding glycerate kinase codes for MRYLLAPDSFKESAGAESVARAMSRGIHSTDPSAEVRMLPLSDGGEGLTSALVQATHGHIDTAAAHDASGNEIQASFGFLGSSDASTAVIELAAASGIERIPQDRRDPMSASTFGTGELIMAAIKAGARRIILGLGGSASTDGGTGLATACGYRFLDEQGNSLESGGGSLSQLHAIDARNVNREAVSIPIVIASDVVNPLTGPHGAARVFAPQKGATAAQIDKLDMGLAHFSEHIKSFNGRDVQGIAGAGAAGGSGAGLLGLFNATIQPGIELVLDLVRGRDACQWADVVITGEGSIDAQTPFGKVPSGIAKLAQGEGKPCIAIGGQIKLDESDRKRLRDAGIVASFGIAPGAADLKSLLATTEENVEASCASIAALLKTRPCGASHDQH; via the coding sequence ATGCGATATCTTCTTGCACCTGATTCATTCAAGGAGTCGGCAGGCGCCGAATCGGTCGCCCGTGCAATGAGCCGTGGAATCCACTCCACCGACCCGTCAGCCGAAGTGCGCATGCTGCCTCTGTCCGATGGCGGAGAAGGTCTCACTTCAGCCCTCGTGCAGGCCACACATGGTCATATCGACACCGCAGCGGCACATGACGCATCCGGCAACGAGATTCAAGCTTCGTTCGGTTTTCTCGGTAGTTCCGATGCCTCCACTGCGGTGATCGAATTGGCTGCCGCGAGTGGCATCGAACGCATTCCACAAGATCGCCGAGATCCAATGTCGGCATCGACCTTCGGCACCGGAGAACTCATCATGGCTGCGATCAAGGCCGGGGCACGTCGAATCATTCTCGGACTTGGAGGCAGTGCCTCGACCGATGGTGGCACAGGACTGGCAACCGCCTGTGGTTACAGATTCCTCGACGAACAAGGCAATTCGCTTGAGTCGGGCGGAGGCAGTCTCAGTCAGCTGCATGCAATTGACGCACGCAACGTCAATCGCGAGGCAGTGAGCATACCCATAGTCATTGCAAGCGACGTGGTCAATCCATTGACCGGGCCTCACGGCGCTGCACGAGTGTTTGCACCACAGAAAGGCGCAACTGCCGCACAGATTGACAAGCTTGACATGGGACTGGCACATTTCTCCGAGCACATCAAATCCTTCAACGGAAGAGATGTGCAAGGCATAGCTGGAGCAGGAGCAGCAGGCGGCTCAGGTGCGGGCCTCTTGGGGCTTTTCAACGCAACGATCCAGCCAGGCATAGAACTGGTGCTCGATCTTGTCAGAGGCCGTGATGCATGTCAGTGGGCTGACGTCGTCATCACAGGCGAGGGTTCGATTGATGCTCAAACCCCATTTGGCAAGGTTCCCAGTGGCATCGCGAAGCTGGCACAAGGCGAGGGCAAGCCCTGCATCGCGATTGGTGGCCAGATTAAACTCGATGAAAGCGACAGGAAGCGGCTGCGCGATGCCGGAATCGTCGCAAGCTTTGGCATCGCGCCAGGAGCTGCTGATCTGAAGTCGCTGCTTGCAACCACGGAAGAAAATGTGGAAGCAAGCTGCGCCTCGATTGCTGCATTACTCAAGACGCGCCCGTGTGGGGCCTCACACGATCAACACTGA
- the hpt gene encoding hypoxanthine phosphoribosyltransferase yields MQIADIKSDIDHELVSKEQIESKIEEVAARVSKDYQGKSLLLVAVLKGAVNTLTAFSQALSIPVEMDFMSLSSYGLGTTSTGTITIRQDLSTDITGRDVLIVEDIVDSGNTLKWLVGDLKRRGAASVEVFALLEKPSRREVEVDVKYRGYDIPDEFVVGFGLDFGEKYRNLDSIAVLKPEVYQGEQV; encoded by the coding sequence ATGCAAATCGCTGACATTAAATCCGACATTGACCATGAACTGGTCTCGAAAGAGCAAATTGAATCAAAGATAGAAGAGGTGGCGGCGCGGGTTAGCAAGGATTATCAAGGCAAGTCTCTGCTGCTCGTTGCCGTGTTGAAGGGGGCAGTCAACACGCTTACCGCTTTTTCGCAGGCGCTGAGCATCCCAGTCGAGATGGATTTCATGAGTCTGTCATCCTATGGTCTGGGCACCACATCTACCGGAACCATCACCATTCGGCAGGATTTAAGCACGGACATCACCGGTCGGGATGTTCTCATCGTTGAAGATATCGTTGATTCGGGAAACACGCTGAAATGGCTTGTAGGAGACTTGAAGCGCAGAGGCGCAGCTTCCGTGGAAGTTTTCGCGCTCTTGGAGAAGCCGTCACGTCGCGAGGTGGAAGTTGACGTAAAGTACCGGGGATACGACATTCCAGATGAATTCGTAGTCGGATTTGGCTTGGACTTCGGAGAGAAATACAGGAATTTGGATTCCATCGCAGTCCTCAAACCAGAGGTGTATCAAGGAGAACAGGTATGA
- a CDS encoding Fic family protein, with protein MRNSVQWAAVAPPIVVSDQESIADLVHMTIEAHELTVTDDGGFRRPGIQGNPDELKKLMEKLSSPIHTVFDMVYGQTPAQRYGFMDLFDQISRFAEMLAKDHLFGDGNKRTAVRVSIALLYAHGVVLDVDDSPNPERNGIYQWIQQLVEGKKDYKEIASLLRDNARSEDE; from the coding sequence ATGAGGAATTCAGTACAATGGGCGGCAGTTGCACCGCCCATTGTCGTATCAGATCAAGAGTCGATCGCTGATTTAGTTCACATGACCATTGAAGCGCATGAACTGACAGTTACCGATGACGGAGGATTTAGAAGACCAGGAATACAGGGGAATCCTGATGAATTGAAGAAACTCATGGAGAAGCTTAGTTCCCCAATTCACACCGTATTCGACATGGTATATGGACAAACACCTGCCCAACGTTATGGATTTATGGACTTATTTGATCAAATAAGTCGATTTGCGGAGATGCTTGCAAAAGACCACCTTTTCGGGGATGGCAATAAACGCACAGCAGTAAGAGTGTCGATAGCACTCTTGTATGCTCACGGAGTTGTTCTTGATGTTGATGATTCTCCCAACCCAGAGAGGAATGGAATATATCAATGGATACAGCAGCTAGTTGAGGGTAAGAAAGACTATAAGGAGATAGCATCTTTGCTGCGCGATAATGCTCGAAGCGAAGACGAGTAA
- a CDS encoding ECF transporter S component: MTNITQYTHNHYAWRPVDIAVTATVGVASGLVFWGFNYVSAWLFPLMRTILPGTGSLFHAIWYFSGPLALLIIRKPGAAVFVNLVGSAVEMLLGNQFSVSFVFVSAIVQALFSELAFAIFLYKRWTLSISMLSGLLTAIEYGFYLLFFQYQGVSFFSAYGITHMICEMIGGVLIGGVMSWYLFIAIAKTGALDKFASGRSVKAKVA; the protein is encoded by the coding sequence ATGACAAATATCACACAATACACGCACAATCATTATGCTTGGAGACCGGTAGACATTGCAGTCACGGCAACGGTTGGCGTTGCATCCGGCTTGGTTTTTTGGGGATTCAACTACGTCTCCGCATGGCTGTTCCCTCTGATGCGAACGATTCTGCCCGGAACGGGAAGCCTGTTTCATGCAATATGGTATTTCTCTGGCCCATTGGCCTTGCTCATCATTCGTAAACCCGGCGCTGCAGTCTTTGTGAATCTTGTGGGCAGCGCAGTCGAGATGCTGCTTGGCAATCAGTTCTCAGTAAGTTTCGTCTTCGTGTCAGCCATAGTTCAGGCATTGTTCTCTGAACTGGCCTTTGCGATTTTTCTCTACAAGCGTTGGACGCTCAGCATCAGCATGCTCTCAGGTCTGCTGACTGCCATCGAATACGGATTCTATCTGCTGTTCTTCCAATATCAAGGAGTGTCCTTCTTCAGCGCATACGGCATCACTCACATGATATGTGAAATGATTGGTGGCGTGCTGATTGGCGGGGTGATGAGTTGGTATCTCTTCATTGCCATCGCCAAAACCGGTGCCTTGGATAAGTTCGCGTCAGGTCGCTCGGTCAAAGCCAAAGTCGCATAA
- a CDS encoding dihydroneopterin aldolase: MDVMKLTGIRPERHGKNSTDQMSAANGNHDSLLADAGARHHPGTVSVDLVMRCDLQQAGRSADITQTVDYEQLAHRVASVIERDEHGLLEALAYDVAQSVLLSHLIREVEVTAHEARSIRGVFVDDVSVTIRCASDYHEQHDDKPNQLDQSERAGQPERDEQFDPSDATPTQASHIAASAHTEHAEASAPSAETHSSEATRPQTREALIALQTPIVKNQAADAQAILRAAVVAVDSVPGNQVVGISPLYQCVAVTHNDSFNAVVLIETSLNNADIHSSLALLEHSHQASKHRDTRATATSEASDEVSHQSGSLKAMLLDLRARHHEKETEQRSVLPGLADHAEILAPWNDLNATMQHPDAVDTAAMLEKLLNDAPNRQNISKVSDTWILGGAV, encoded by the coding sequence ATGGATGTGATGAAGCTCACCGGCATCAGACCGGAACGACATGGCAAGAACTCGACAGACCAGATGTCTGCCGCGAACGGCAACCATGACTCGCTCCTTGCTGATGCCGGTGCTCGCCATCATCCGGGCACGGTAAGCGTTGATCTTGTCATGCGTTGCGATCTTCAGCAAGCGGGCAGATCAGCGGATATCACACAGACCGTGGATTATGAACAGCTGGCGCATCGAGTGGCTTCGGTTATCGAACGCGATGAACACGGCCTGCTCGAAGCGCTTGCCTATGACGTTGCGCAGTCTGTGCTGCTTTCACACCTCATACGCGAAGTGGAAGTCACGGCTCACGAGGCGCGAAGCATCCGTGGGGTATTCGTTGACGACGTTTCGGTCACCATTCGATGCGCATCCGATTACCACGAGCAGCATGACGACAAGCCGAACCAATTGGACCAATCTGAGCGAGCTGGGCAACCTGAGCGAGATGAGCAATTTGACCCATCAGATGCCACGCCTACGCAGGCCTCACATATCGCAGCATCGGCACATACAGAGCACGCAGAAGCGTCTGCTCCATCAGCCGAAACGCATTCGTCTGAAGCAACCCGACCCCAGACTCGTGAAGCTCTGATAGCCCTGCAAACGCCAATCGTCAAGAACCAAGCAGCAGATGCCCAGGCGATACTACGAGCGGCTGTCGTTGCCGTCGATAGCGTTCCAGGTAATCAAGTCGTCGGAATTTCTCCTCTGTACCAATGTGTCGCCGTCACCCACAATGACTCATTCAATGCGGTCGTGCTCATAGAGACATCGCTCAACAATGCCGACATCCACTCGTCATTGGCACTGTTGGAACACTCGCATCAGGCCTCAAAGCATCGGGACACCCGTGCCACAGCTACATCAGAAGCATCAGACGAGGTATCGCATCAATCTGGAAGTTTGAAGGCGATGCTGCTGGATCTACGCGCGCGGCATCATGAGAAAGAAACGGAGCAGCGTTCCGTGCTGCCGGGCTTGGCTGACCATGCGGAGATCCTTGCGCCGTGGAACGATCTGAACGCGACCATGCAGCATCCCGATGCTGTCGATACGGCAGCGATGCTTGAGAAGCTGTTGAATGATGCACCCAATCGACAGAATATCAGCAAGGTTTCTGATACATGGATTCTTGGAGGTGCCGTATGA